The following coding sequences are from one Bacteroidota bacterium window:
- a CDS encoding MBL fold metallo-hydrolase — MKLHVIETGFFKLDGGAMFGVVPKTMWQKLNPPDDRNLCTWALRCLLIEDGKQLILIDCGLGDKQEDKFFSHYKPHGDANLEKSLKQAGFSKDDVTDVILSHLHFDHCGGAIEKNSEGKLYPAFKNATYWSNEKHWQWATQPNAREKASFLKENILPIQKSGQLKFVLDDSREVHPSIALKTVNGHTESMFIPHINIGDKTIVYCADLLPSMAHLPIPYVMAYDTRPLLTLDEKKAFLQNAASNNYYLFFEHDRSIECCSIKETERGVREDQTFKLSELV; from the coding sequence ATGAAACTGCATGTTATTGAAACAGGATTTTTTAAGTTAGACGGTGGCGCCATGTTTGGTGTGGTTCCCAAAACTATGTGGCAAAAACTGAACCCACCGGACGATAGAAATTTATGTACTTGGGCTTTGCGCTGCCTTCTGATTGAAGATGGCAAGCAATTAATTTTGATTGATTGTGGGCTGGGCGACAAACAAGAAGATAAATTCTTCAGCCATTATAAACCTCATGGAGATGCCAATTTGGAGAAGTCGTTGAAGCAAGCAGGTTTTAGCAAAGATGATGTGACCGACGTGATTCTTTCTCATCTTCATTTTGATCATTGCGGAGGAGCTATAGAAAAAAACAGCGAAGGCAAATTATATCCTGCCTTCAAAAATGCTACTTATTGGAGCAACGAAAAACACTGGCAGTGGGCTACACAGCCCAACGCTCGCGAAAAAGCTTCGTTTCTGAAAGAAAATATCCTGCCTATTCAGAAGAGCGGACAATTAAAATTTGTTTTGGACGACAGTCGAGAAGTACATCCCTCCATTGCATTGAAAACAGTTAATGGCCATACCGAATCAATGTTTATTCCACACATTAACATCGGAGATAAAACCATTGTCTATTGCGCTGACCTTTTGCCCAGCATGGCTCACCTACCAATTCCTTATGTGATGGCGTATGACACACGACCGTTGTTAACTTTAGACGAAAAGAAAGCATTTCTGCAAAATGCAGCAAGCAACAATTACTATCTCTTTTTTGAACACGACCGTTCGATAGAATGTTGCAGTATTAAAGAAACAGAAAGGGGCGTTCGCGAAGACCAGACGTTCAAGCTAAGCGAACTGGTGTAA
- a CDS encoding c-type cytochrome, with the protein MAEYFTPNDIGQRFMTICTDLILFLRFTKNEIMYTTILLIHRIVVTLFLLHYMTKLILLLFNKKELLASYSQKTRLVEIVISTTFLISGGWLMFSGALFNNLLIIKLICVFAAIPLAVIGFKKGNKVLAISAVFLVLAAYGLAEMNKKGKTGGKMDTTTFAGDPIAEGQFIYGKSCVKCHGADGKMGGSGSKDLSLTTLTDDEKRVVIRQGRNAMPGYKDLTDVQVESVIQYINTIKK; encoded by the coding sequence ATGGCAGAATATTTCACTCCCAACGATATCGGGCAGCGGTTTATGACCATCTGCACTGATTTAATTCTATTTTTGAGGTTCACAAAAAATGAAATTATGTACACCACTATACTTTTAATACACCGAATAGTCGTCACCCTGTTTTTATTGCACTATATGACGAAGCTCATTCTTTTGTTGTTCAACAAAAAGGAACTGCTTGCTTCCTATTCACAAAAGACCAGACTTGTCGAGATAGTTATCAGCACCACCTTTCTGATTTCAGGAGGTTGGTTGATGTTTTCAGGAGCTTTGTTTAATAACCTCTTGATTATTAAATTGATTTGCGTGTTTGCTGCTATCCCGCTGGCGGTGATTGGTTTTAAAAAGGGGAATAAAGTATTGGCCATCTCGGCAGTGTTTTTAGTTCTAGCAGCCTACGGCTTGGCAGAAATGAATAAAAAGGGCAAAACCGGAGGGAAGATGGACACCACCACATTTGCCGGCGATCCTATTGCAGAGGGACAGTTTATTTACGGTAAGAGTTGTGTGAAGTGTCACGGTGCAGACGGCAAGATGGGAGGAAGTGGCTCGAAGGATTTGTCGCTGACTACGCTGACGGATGATGAGAAAAGAGTGGTGATTCGCCAGGGCAGAAATGCCATGCCTGGGTATAAGGATTTAACAGATGTGCAGGTTGAGTCTGTGATACAGTATATTAATACGATAAAAAAATAG
- a CDS encoding flavodoxin produces MKIGLFYGTDTGNTERVAKIIKEKLEATLGPDRIELHEIYHKKKEDMESFDFLILGMPTWYDGELQGDWEEYIPELQQIDFSGKKIAFFGLGDQYGYASYFCDALGVFSEIVEKNKGTVVGLWPIAGYEHDYSKAQRGDQFIGLCIDDDNQSDQTEERIQGWVQLILPELT; encoded by the coding sequence ATGAAAATCGGATTATTCTACGGAACAGATACAGGCAACACAGAACGAGTAGCCAAAATAATTAAAGAAAAACTGGAAGCCACTTTAGGTCCTGATCGTATTGAACTCCACGAAATATATCATAAGAAAAAGGAGGATATGGAATCTTTTGACTTCCTTATTCTTGGCATGCCCACTTGGTATGACGGCGAGTTGCAAGGTGACTGGGAGGAATACATTCCTGAATTGCAGCAGATAGATTTTAGCGGTAAGAAAATTGCTTTTTTTGGCTTGGGCGATCAGTACGGTTATGCCTCCTATTTCTGCGATGCACTCGGGGTATTTTCTGAAATAGTGGAGAAAAATAAAGGAACAGTCGTCGGTCTTTGGCCAATTGCCGGTTATGAACACGACTACTCCAAAGCCCAGCGCGGCGACCAATTCATTGGATTATGTATTGATGACGACAACCAAAGTGACCAGACCGAAGAGCGGATTCAGGGTTGGGTACAATTGATTTTGCCTGAATTAACATAA
- a CDS encoding S41 family peptidase: protein MNQIKKLFLFSLLCICAQVSFAQDSGRRYDQSMKFAEVMTLIKGYYTDTVNDEKLTEDAILKVLEDLDPHSSYVPAKDVKKSEEQLVGNFEGIGISFQILKDTIMILEVIPSGPSEKVGLRAGDKIIKANDTILAGTKLDNERVVKNLRGAKGTKVKIGVMRSGENGLLDFTITRDKIPIFSITAAYMAAPGIGYIRLERFGATTLQEFLQSVEKLRAQGMKDLIFDLQGNVGGYLYTAVDMCNQFLGDTQLIVYTQGLHSPYYPYKSNGRGMFQQGRIVMMIDESSASAAEILSGCIQDNDRGLLVGRRTFGKGLVQKPFTLNDGSQVKLTTAHYYTPSGRCIQKPYGNGNKQYRDDFKERLESGELFGTDTFKYADTLRYTTLNGRTVYGGGGVKPDFGVPLDTSMNSPLFNLLLRKGIENKFCLEYVDRNRETLSRLYPNADSFYNRFEADAQVLNQYFALAVKDSLLKLKVGMNPINFKDYFSMAQEDKTFHLEKDFNRSELLIKTRLKATIGRNMFDTGMWWRVINSSVNNVYSKAVEVIQNEKLFDVLKPKTAEKQDGKKKGKSSHK from the coding sequence ATGAATCAGATAAAAAAGTTGTTTCTATTTTCTCTTTTATGTATTTGTGCACAGGTATCTTTTGCTCAGGATAGTGGCAGAAGGTATGACCAATCCATGAAGTTTGCGGAAGTCATGACGCTTATAAAAGGATATTATACCGATACCGTAAACGATGAAAAGCTAACAGAAGACGCGATCCTCAAGGTATTGGAAGACTTGGACCCTCACTCCTCGTATGTTCCGGCTAAGGACGTAAAGAAATCGGAAGAACAACTGGTGGGCAATTTTGAAGGCATCGGCATTAGCTTCCAGATACTTAAAGATACTATCATGATTTTAGAAGTTATCCCAAGCGGTCCGTCCGAAAAGGTTGGCTTGCGCGCCGGTGACAAAATCATCAAAGCAAACGACACCATTTTGGCAGGTACTAAGCTGGATAATGAACGAGTTGTGAAAAATCTTCGCGGGGCCAAAGGAACCAAGGTAAAGATAGGCGTTATGCGCAGTGGAGAAAATGGACTGCTTGACTTCACCATCACACGCGACAAAATTCCGATTTTCAGCATTACGGCGGCATATATGGCTGCACCGGGCATTGGATATATTCGTTTAGAAAGGTTTGGTGCTACGACCTTGCAAGAGTTTTTGCAGTCGGTTGAAAAACTAAGAGCTCAAGGAATGAAAGATCTAATCTTCGATTTGCAGGGAAACGTGGGAGGCTACCTTTATACTGCAGTTGACATGTGTAACCAATTCCTTGGCGACACACAGTTGATTGTTTATACTCAGGGCTTGCACTCTCCTTATTATCCATACAAATCTAACGGTCGCGGCATGTTTCAGCAGGGGAGAATCGTGATGATGATTGATGAAAGTTCGGCTTCGGCGGCAGAGATCCTTTCAGGATGTATTCAGGACAATGATCGGGGATTATTGGTTGGAAGAAGAACATTCGGAAAGGGATTGGTACAAAAGCCGTTTACACTTAATGATGGTTCTCAGGTGAAACTCACCACTGCTCATTATTATACGCCAAGTGGCAGATGTATTCAAAAGCCCTACGGAAACGGCAATAAGCAATACCGCGATGATTTTAAAGAGCGTTTGGAATCTGGTGAGCTTTTCGGCACAGACACTTTCAAATATGCAGACACGCTTCGCTATACGACTCTAAATGGCAGAACGGTCTATGGCGGCGGAGGTGTAAAGCCAGATTTCGGAGTGCCTCTTGATACGTCCATGAATTCTCCGCTGTTCAATCTACTTTTAAGAAAGGGTATTGAAAACAAATTCTGTTTGGAGTATGTGGATCGCAACCGAGAGACTCTTTCCCGTTTATATCCCAATGCAGATTCCTTCTACAATCGCTTTGAGGCCGATGCACAGGTACTTAATCAGTACTTTGCCCTAGCAGTAAAAGATAGCCTTCTTAAACTGAAAGTAGGAATGAATCCCATAAACTTCAAGGACTATTTCTCGATGGCGCAGGAAGACAAAACTTTCCATCTGGAAAAAGATTTTAATCGTTCAGAACTTCTTATCAAGACTCGTTTGAAGGCTACCATAGGCAGGAATATGTTCGATACCGGCATGTGGTGGCGCGTCATCAATTCTTCCGTAAACAATGTTTATTCAAAAGCAGTGGAGGTGATACAAAATGAAAAACTGTTCGACGTGCTGAAACCCAAAACCGCAGAAAAGCAGGATGGTAAGAAAAAAGGGAAATCCTCTCACAAATAG